The genomic window ACCCCTATAATGCAAAAAGTAGTAAAAACGATAGTAATTCTATTCGCAATTGGCTCATTGGTCGCTTGCTCTTCCTTCAGATTCCCCGGTGTATATAAGGTTCGCGTACAGCAGGGCAACTATATTGAGAAGAAAATGGTGGACCAATTAGAAGTAGGCATGACTCGCCGCCAAGTGCAGTACGTAATGGGGTCTCCGCTATTAGAAGATACCTTTAACACCGACCGCTGGGACTACCTATTTATGGTTAAGCGCGGCGGAGAAGTATTGGTAGATAGACGATTTACCGTATATTTCGACGGTGATAGCCTCGCCAAGTGGGAAACAGACATTGAATTCAAAGACGACGAAACACCGCAATCGTCCGCAGAAAAAGAAGAAGTGCCCGACCCCAAAATGAAATAACCCGCTTTTAAGAAGCGTTATTTTCTCATCACACATAAAAAAACCGAGCCATTTTGCTCGGTTTTTTTTATGATTTATACCTGCCCACTTACAACGCTATGCGTCTTTTTCGGCCTTCGCTTTTTCGGCACGCTTGCGGCGAACTTCTTTAGGGTCGGATATTAACGGCCTATATATTTCTACTCGATCACCCGCCTGCATCTCGTACTCTTTCGCTGGTTTTAGCCCTTTTGTACCCAAAGCTTGACCAAATATTCCCATTTTCGCCGTTTCCACATCAATTTCTGGAAATATTTTTGTTATTCCAGATTTGCACACAGCCACATAAGCTGTTGTGCCTGGCTCCACCAAAAGCTCAATGATTTTTTGCTTATCTGGTAGTGCGTAAGCCACTTCCACACTAATGGGTTCTATATCTGTCATTGCTTGTTCTCTTAAATACGCATTTTTGTGCGGCCGAATTATGCCAGCTAAACAAATACTTGTCGTGCCCGCTCACACAAAGTACTTACCTGCTCGCTCGCCACTTGCTCAAATATCTTGCCAGCAGCAAGTGCCAGCAGCTTGTTGGCAAACTCATATTCTAAACTAAAGGTAATTTTACAGGCGCTTTCGCTTAGTGCATCAAACTGCCAGCGCCCCTTAAAAGCAGAAAAAGGCCCCGCTACCAGCTGCAAATCCATACTATGCGGTGGTTTAAGCGTATTGCGCGTTGTAAAAGATTGCTTAAACCCGGCGCGCGATAAATCTAAACGCGCCTCCAGCCAACCATCCCCACGCGCCAGCACCTCAGCTCCAGTACAACCGGCCATAAACTGTGGGTATGACTCTATGTCGTTAACCAAACTAAACATTTGCTCGGCGGAATATGCCACCAAAGCGGTACGCTCTATTTTCGCCACACATTAACCCGCAAATGTATTCATCAATGTCATTACAAACACTATTACCACCAATACGGGCGATATATAACGCAATACAAACAACCAAATATCCAGCATTGGGTGCCCTTCTGCATCCATTTCATCTTCCATAACCGCTTTAGCCATTCGCCAACCTACAAAAATCGCTATAAATAAACCACCTAAAGGAAGCATTACTTGGGCCGTAAGAAAATCTAAAAAGTCGAACGGTGTGCGATTTGCTAAGAATAAAGGTTTGAAGTCGGCAAGTAAGTTATAAGAAAGCGCGCAGCTTATACCAACTAGCCAGCTGGCCCCGCCCAACACCAAGTTAGCGGTAACCCTGTTGAATTTACCGGTTTCAATTAACCATGCCACCCCAGGCTCAATAAGTGAAACAGCCGAGCTCCAAGCTGCAATAGAAACCAGAATAAAAAACAAGGTACCAAAAAACAGCCCGCCCGGCATATTGCCAAAGGCGACCGGTAAACTTTGAAACAGCAAGCCCGGCCCACTTGATGGCTCTATACCACTTGCAAAAACAATAGGGAAAATACACATACCTGCAACCAAAGCCACCAGCGTATCCAACACGCCCACGGTGACTACCGTTTGGCCAATGTTTGAATGGCTAGGCATATAAGCACCGTACGCCATAATAGAGCCCATGCCCAAGCTAAGCGTAAAAAACGCATGGCCCATAGCAATAAGCACTCCATCCCACGATAGCGCAGACACCTTAAAGCTAAACATAAACTTTGCAGCGCCAACATAGTCGCCCGCGGCCATGCCATAGCCCAACAACATAATTAACATCACAAACAACAAGGGCATTAATACCCGCGCAACCATAGCCAGTCCGCGCGTTACCCCGGCCATTACCACGCCGACGGTCATCAAAATAAACACCGTATGCCAGCTAATTAATGCGGTGTTATTAGAAAGTAATTCACCGAACACGCCCTGAGACACTTCACGCGTTGCCCCCTCAAACGCCCCCGTGCCGGTTTGAAACACATAATGCAGCGCCCAGCCAGCAACCACACTATAAAAAGAAAGAATAAATAAGCCTGCCAGCACTCCCATCCAACCCACTGCAGACCAGTTGGAACTTAAACCCGCTTCTTTGGCCACATAACGCATGGAGTTAATAGGACTTTGGCGACCGCGGCGACCCAGCAACACTTCGGCCACCATAATAGGAATACCAATTAGCGCTATACACAGTAGGTATACAAGTACAAATGCCCCGCCACCGTTTTCGCCGGTAATGTAAGGGAACTTCCATATATTCCCCAAACCAACCGCAGACCCAGTGGCCGCCAACACAAACGTCCATCGGTTAGCCCA from Saccharophagus degradans 2-40 includes these protein-coding regions:
- a CDS encoding outer membrane protein assembly factor BamE, with protein sequence MQKVVKTIVILFAIGSLVACSSFRFPGVYKVRVQQGNYIEKKMVDQLEVGMTRRQVQYVMGSPLLEDTFNTDRWDYLFMVKRGGEVLVDRRFTVYFDGDSLAKWETDIEFKDDETPQSSAEKEEVPDPKMK
- a CDS encoding RnfH family protein, which produces MTDIEPISVEVAYALPDKQKIIELLVEPGTTAYVAVCKSGITKIFPEIDVETAKMGIFGQALGTKGLKPAKEYEMQAGDRVEIYRPLISDPKEVRRKRAEKAKAEKDA
- a CDS encoding type II toxin-antitoxin system RatA family toxin → MAKIERTALVAYSAEQMFSLVNDIESYPQFMAGCTGAEVLARGDGWLEARLDLSRAGFKQSFTTRNTLKPPHSMDLQLVAGPFSAFKGRWQFDALSESACKITFSLEYEFANKLLALAAGKIFEQVASEQVSTLCERARQVFV
- a CDS encoding sodium-dependent transporter, yielding MAQQGIHGVWANRWTFVLAATGSAVGLGNIWKFPYITGENGGGAFVLVYLLCIALIGIPIMVAEVLLGRRGRQSPINSMRYVAKEAGLSSNWSAVGWMGVLAGLFILSFYSVVAGWALHYVFQTGTGAFEGATREVSQGVFGELLSNNTALISWHTVFILMTVGVVMAGVTRGLAMVARVLMPLLFVMLIMLLGYGMAAGDYVGAAKFMFSFKVSALSWDGVLIAMGHAFFTLSLGMGSIMAYGAYMPSHSNIGQTVVTVGVLDTLVALVAGMCIFPIVFASGIEPSSGPGLLFQSLPVAFGNMPGGLFFGTLFFILVSIAAWSSAVSLIEPGVAWLIETGKFNRVTANLVLGGASWLVGISCALSYNLLADFKPLFLANRTPFDFLDFLTAQVMLPLGGLFIAIFVGWRMAKAVMEDEMDAEGHPMLDIWLFVLRYISPVLVVIVFVMTLMNTFAG